The Phyllopteryx taeniolatus isolate TA_2022b chromosome 13, UOR_Ptae_1.2, whole genome shotgun sequence nucleotide sequence TCCTAATGTATCTACTGGGTTGCACTACGATCATTGTATTTACCATCTCTCATAGGTCACTGTTACCGGCGCTGTATCACATTTTCCCTTCATTCTAAATTATTTCTTAATCCTGACCTTGAATAAAATTCTAATACTGATTGTTACTGTATGTGGTTGCTATTGCTGAACCTCTGTGACTGTAAAGTCTGTGAACAGTGTTCGCATGCTATCTATAGTCACATTCTTATCATGAGCACTCACAGGCTTCTTTCAGCTGCTGCCTCAGTCCAATCAGGGCCAGGCTCCAATTTCACGCCTGCAGCCAAAAACAGAAACGGGATTTACTGCCGgggtgatcttttttttaagcCCCCTTTCACACGGTCTTTCCGCCAAATTGGCCTATTAAAGCCATAATAGTAGAGCTGACATTTATTCGCCTGAgcctttcagacagaactcACCGAGTTGAGACACACAGCCATTGCAGCTTCTAGCATTCAGTTAATTAGATGCGCTGCGACATCATTACGAGGGCaatgacaattgctttcaacacaaagagATCAGCGAGTCTCTGGTGTCAAAATGACACTCTGGTCGACTTCAACTCCCCCATCCTGCGTCGTACCCTTACACACAGGACAGCGACCTATGAAAAAGTTGTCTTGGGTCTGGTACATAcataaagatttttccactcttaaaatatttgtttttatctgctacagaccccacacataaagttaaaaatgtgtctatttaaaagtTTTGGTCGTCATGTGTGCGGTGTGCTCAGAGGATCtgacctgtttcggaccctaaaatcgggacgAGTCCACTCCTAACACACTAAGGGCAATCTTATAGGATGACCTTATAAGCCTTTGACGTGCGAAGTCGGGAAGTGGCAGAattggcacaaaaacaggccaattgtctttgtgtgtgtgtgtaccgggcATCAGATGGCCAGTGTGAAAAAGGGCTTCTGATACTATGTCGGAACCCCTGCAAATTCGTGGCTTGACTTCAACTCCCCATCAGTACTTTGCACACAGGACAGCGAGCCTGAGCCAGGAAGAGCCGGTCTTAGACTGCGACTGTGAAAGGGGCTCCTCATAACACGTCGAAGCTGTCAAATTGTCATAAGGCTAACAGCAAGTCCAGAGGAAAAAGCAGTCTTTAATTACCAATGTAAAATGTGCTTCTGGTACTACGTCAAAAGCTGGCAAATTTACTGGTGGACTTCAACGTCCACATGCCGCCTTACACACACAGTACAGAGATCTGGGGAGAAAGTTGGCTTAGGCGATCAGTGTATAGGAAGTTTCTGATACTACATCGGAAGCTGGCAAATTCGCAGGTTGACTGAGCTTCAACATTATGCACTTGACATCAGGCCATTAAAAACCCAGCTTAGATGCCAGTCTGAAAGAGTTTTGTTTGTTGACTCTTAACGATGCTTCCTCCTCCATTCCGCATCAGCTGTCGCTgtcgttttgtgtttttatttagtaacTATATTATCTCAACTGGTTTGCATCTGCAGCAAAGAAAAGGAGGCGGCTGCTGCTGCTAAGCAGGCCCAAGAGGCAGAGGAAGCAAAGAAAAGAGCGATCCAGCAGAGAATAAAGGAAGCCAAGGAACGCTACCAGCTGGACAGGGGTGGGCAGTCTTTGCCGTATGGCTTCGCTTGGAACCCTCAGCATTACTCTTGGAGGAATATACAGCAGCAAGGCTTCCGAGCAACTTCGCCCCCCTCGAACGGCAACAAGAACTACATGCAAGGAAAGAGCGCCACCTGGCACGCTCAGGCTCCCCCCAACTTCCAGAGGTGGGTGTCGGGCGACTTGCAAGGCGGTCGCTGCCACTCGCAGGACGGTGCTCTAGGCTCCCACGGGGGTTCGTTTTGCACCCCCGGTCGACTGCCCTGGCTCAGTAACCAAGGCAGCAGCTATGGTGTCTACGGCAGGAATAACATTTCCCAGAGCCCACCGAATAACAGACCGGTGAGCTACAACGGGACCTCTCAAATGTACCCGCCGCCACCGCAGTTTGTTGCCAGTCCCGTGAACAACCTTCAAAAGAGGGTTGATGAGAGCGCAGGACCCCAGAACGAGGCAATGCCAACAGCCAATCGGGAGCCCGACGGCAAAGAGAGCTTTGGTAGCAACCCAAAGCTGGACAAGACCTGCCGCTGGTCTCCTTATCCTGTCAGCAAGACAGTGGACTCGCTACCCAGTAAGGATGCCGTGTCGAACCTGGCAGAACACCACCCAAAAGAGCCCAAAGGCCAGGAAAAAGCAGCAGAAGCATTTATCTCCACTGGGAAGGAAGTAAAGGAGAAAAGTAAATGGAGCAACAACGGTCCTTCCAACAGTCACGCTGAAGTGCCTCCAAAGCCCCAAAGAATCAGGACCCCTTCTAGTGGACCCCTGCCATCACGACAAGCACCTAAGCTTCCAGAAACCTCCAGGAAGTCGTTGGCCCGGTCCGAAAGGAGGAGCTCTTTGGACAGCTCCCGGCTAGCAATGCCTAGACACACCGAGAAGGAGCCGCCCAAGGGTCCGATTATGGACAACAAGGAAAACAGCTGCCAGCAGAACGCAGCTAAACCGAAACCAAGCAACCCAGCACGGAGTTCTTCGTCGTGTGCGGCCAAAGAAAAGCTCGCCGCGTCCTCTTCTGAGAGCATCCACTTCCTCCAGTCTCTTCAGGTCAGCACCTCCACCTCCGCCGCAAAGAAGACGTGGCCCGCAGCCTCAAAACATGATGACCCGGTGAATGCGAAGGATGCTCTCACCTCGCCACCTCTCAAGTCCGCGGAAGAAGATCACAGTTCCGAAGGTGACCCCTCCGGGTGGGACAAAACGTGCCCCAAGGCGTCCGCCCTGTCCAAGCTCGACCTGTCTCCCGTCCTGAAGCGCGACCTGACCAAGCGCATCAGCACCAAGACCAAGACGGGCGGCCACGAACCCAACCTCCACAGCGCCAGGCGCGTCCGCAACCTGAGCGAATCGCGGCGGCCCGACAGCGAAAAGGACTCTGGACTCAAGCCGACTGTTCAACAGCTCATAAACTCCTCTGGGTCTCGGCGGAAAGTCAACTGGGATCAGGTGTACCAGGAGGTGCGCAAGAAGCAGGACAAGGGGAAAGGAAAGCCCAGGTAAAATCaaaattactttgtttttatttcctcctTACCTTGtgctagggctgggcgattaatcgagattttgattttgacttCTAACGATCATAAAAACGTTATAAGAGAAGAAAAACGATTAATGTGCAGCGGCTGTGTTGCTTGTAGCAAGCATGTGATGCATGTTCTTCTGCCgtccctgagcgtgctttaagctgtttatagACACCCTAGTTggagtttattgtaaaactaaacacacaacaaGATAAATTACTCACATTGAATATTTAAGTACAAGACATcgttttaggcggcacggtggccgactggttagagcgtcagcctcacagttctgaggacccgggttcaatccccggccccgcctgtgtggagtttgcatgttctccccgtgcctgcgtgggttttctccgggtactccggtttcctcccacatcccaaaaacatgcatgaattggagactctaaattgcccgtaggcatgactgtgagtgcgaatgattgtttgttcctatgtgccctgcgattggctggcaaccagttcagggtgtaccccgcctcctgcccgatgacagctgggataggctccagcacgcccgcgaccctagtgaggagaagcggctcagaaaatggatggatggatggacatcgttttagaaatcgccagcTTATGCTATTAGTCAATGGAAAAGCCTGTTGACGGggtagctaacattagcattagctcaCGGGAGGGATTAGCTTCAAATAACGAACTTTTACACACAAACGCCGTAGTAACACATAATGACAGACAGACAATAGAACTATACTCAAGGTTTTATATATtgtcctaatctgtgaaaaacgagtttaatggccactttcttcttctactctttttttttaagtttactgTAATATGCAGCTGCATGCATGTATCTCACCATACTGCCCCCAAGAGGCTAAGGCAcgtacagcaggaacagcagatacagtcatggcttattttaaaaagagacacccccccccccccccccccccccccgaccgtctgacatgaaatcagagtaaaatgttcctgttttaAGTTAATAAGGATTACCAACAttttttctatttgctaaatgacAGAATattgagaggatttttttttacaaatatataatacacaGTAGAGTCATCCTAGACaagccaatgtttttagccatggctgtatttatttttatttatagttttttttgtattttgtaatatattattattttacttgttgctaatttattttcttgtcattctcttcatttatttttaattaattgtgatttcaatatcaatcaaaataatcgtgatcatTACTTTTTCTATAATCACCCAGCTATACCGTGTGCCGCCTTTCCTTCTCTCTGTCTTGCTCACTACAAAACACACTGCACAACACAAAAgacttagatttaaaaaaataatggagtCCCACacctactttttattttatttttttaaattacatttttttttttttttgtgtctaccTCCAGGTTCGGTATTGAAATGGTACCAAACGAGGACCACAGCCAGGAGGAGGACGACATGGCGATGCTGGAAAACCTCCCTTGGGAGTCACTGATGGAGACCTCTACCCCTGCCACATCCCGCAAGCGCTCCCTCTCCGAGAGCAGTCTGGCTCCGGCATCCGAGAGCTCGCTCCTCCCGTCCAAGGAGACGCCGCGGAAGTCTTCGATCGCCAAGGAGACCGGTGGCCGGCCTGACGTGGAGAAGATTTTGAACCTTGCTGTGGAGGAAGCTCAAAAGCAAGCAGATAAGCTGATGTTGGAGAAAGCCAAGGCTCTGCAGAGAACGGACTGCATGCAAGGAGAAAACAGCTCTGGAGTCGAGCAGATGGAGGGACACGGAACAGCGAAGAGGCGAAGAACACCGGGGGTAAGTTAAGAGTACTTGTTGAATACCACCCACAAAAAGGTGCTTAAATGTGAAGATTGTCTTCCTTTTTCCTATCCTTTAGGATGTTCTGAGTCCAGAGGCTTCAGGTGTGGAACAAGATACCAAAAGAAGGAAGACCAAATCAAAAACAGGTTTGTGTCTTTTACCAAGATGTATCCAGAAGAATTGCTTGATTAAATACTTCTCTTAACCAATAATCCTTAACTGTCTTAAAACGGAAAGACAATAGCAATACACAAAGGCAGTGACGAAATAAAGTCTCAAGCCACTTTTGCGCTGTCTTCCCAAATTCGCAGGTGgactttgttttactttgttacCAAATTCAGTGATAATtaattaagcatttttttcaacaaaattagCTTTTCCCCTTGGGAAtaactttttaaagacaatatttttttcccccagacaattttttaaatttctttccaacaatgttagcattttgtttctttgtgtctgAATTTTGGACGGCAAAGTTGGCATTCTGTCAAAGATTATTCTCCCAAAATAATTGGCGTTTTGTTTCCGACAGAGTGAACAACTTGCTTCTTTGTGAACTAATTTTGAATGGCAACGTTagcattttcttttccttttggatTGCGGGATCAGCATTTTCGTTTCCAACAAAGGTAAACATTTAGTTTCCAGCAAGGTTAGCATTTCCTTTCCTTGTCATTACGTTCCGAATGGCAGAGttagtgtttagttttgttaacTTCAGCAGACTGGGGAACCCATTCCATAAACTTTACACCAGTAAATTGTTGGTGtacaaaagaataaaacagagtcgaaagcctttattgtcattgtttgGTCCAGATACAATGATTTTTGGGGTGAGATTCCAGGTTTGTTTCAAGAATGAAGACCAAAAATAGGAtagaaatgtaaataatataaaatgtatccTAAAGAAAAGTAAATTATGCAGTGCAAATGGAAGGAAGGTATGTTATGTGTGCGGTgtgtacttatttttattttttttttttctttggggtGGTGAAGCGGATCGCTTACAGATCGACCAGCTTCTGGCCGTGTCGCTGCGGGAGGAGGAGCTGAGTCGCTCACTACAGACGGTGGACACCAAACTGGTCCAAGCGCGGGCGGCACTGGAAGCCGCCTACATGGAGGTGCAGAGAGTCATGGTGGTCAAACAACAGGTACACAATAGAATAATCCGCCAATCATTCTCTAGGATGTGCTTCGGAATGATTTCTAAGTAAAAATAGACAgatctaaatgtaaatgttattgtttttcctCTTAAGACCTAATGGCACAACTTCAATTAAACCTGCACGACTCAAGGATCAGATCCActctcaaatttttattttacaaagacaGTAATGCTCAGCTTTGTAGTTTCCAATATTTCAACCCTCTCTTGGAAGCTATCACGTCCAATGAAAAGGCGGTACAGTATGTCCGAGATGTGTACATTGTTTTTGTAAGAGTTTGAAtctttgatttctttttcaGATTACCACAGAGATGAGCACACTACGAGAAAAACGCATTGAGTTATTAAAAGGGATGCAAGGTATGAAATTAAGACATTTAATAATGGTTTGATActtgtacatttaaaatacagtgaatCATCGGGGCTTGGTCTCTAAATCCCTGTGAATAGCATCAGTTTATGACAGGGCTATAGGCTAATGTAAATCAAGCTTCTCTACTCACTTCAACAAACaacagtgccttgagatatgagtgacctgaCTCGTGGGTTTTTTGCAATATGAGCTGCCgttttgacaatgttttttttttcttcttcttcttctttcttactttgacttacgagctcaaacttgagatatgagcagtTTATGGCAGTTAACTCAACCCAACTCACAATAGGTAGCACTTTGACAAATGGTcaacaattgttcaaaaaagaggcttcaagctgtttagcCTCTCCCACTTGATGCTtactgtgaaaataaacaaaacaaagaagtacactttgtatatttaaaacaacctcaCACATATCTTAGCCTTTAGTccgctagcttcatgctaatgctaacacaaaatggaaaatgccataTAGATCATCctatcaattttctataccgctccATTTTCATTTACTGTGATTCATGATAAACCAAAACGATATAATTTCGTATaacaaaagtccactagcttaatgctaacataaaagCAAAAAGCCATAGATAGCCTTACGGGAATTAACACacccactagcttaatgctaacataaaagCAAAAAGCCATAGATAGCCTTACGggaattaacacacacacacacacacacacacgtgtgtgtgatCACTTAAAAATCTGCGCGATACAGCAAGGGCGTGAACGACATACCGCAATATAAGGGGGGAACATGGTACTGCATACCATATAGCTGAGCTTTTTGTGGAGTTTAACAGTGTggtcaatgtttgtttttaaagccgGCAACACTGAAGTGGCAGAACTGCCACCGGTCCGACTGAAACAGGAGAAAACAGACCCCGCGGAACCAGAACTGGCCTCTGTGGCTCCGCTGTGCTCTCTTTCGAGCACTTCAGCTTCTGCTTGGAGTGCCTCACCGCCACCGTCGTTCTCAAGTGCCGTAACCATCAAGCAGGAGCCACTGTCCCCCGTGCGCGTCAGCTGCGAGTCTGAACGTTCGGAGAAAGTAAAGTGCCACGAGCTAATTGCTACTGCGGAAATAAAGCCTGAGCCATTGCATGAAGCTGAAGGAGACGCCTGGAGTCTGTCAGGATCGTTGGAGTCCACCGTAAAAGCCGTTCAGGCCACCATTCTCCCTGACTCTAAAGCCGACATGAAGCCGCCGTCGGCCAGCAGGAGGAGCTCCGAGACGGGCAGCCTCGCTGAGCGCCGCTCACCCTCTCCGGCATTTGAGACCCCACGAGCGCCAAACGCCTCGCCCGGTTCGCCCTCGGAGTTGCGCGGCGGCAAGCGAGTGAGGAGGCTGAAGaagaggaaggtgctggaaaagGCTCATGGCAGCGCGCTGCCAGAGAGCAGCGACACCGAGATGGACGCCGAGGCCTCCAGACCCAGGTGGCTCCGGCCGCAGAGGAGGGCCAGCAGCGGCAGCGGTAGCACTCAGGTCAGCACATCTACGCTACCACGAGTGGGCGATGTGAAGATGGAGAAAGATGCCAAGCAtataaaacaggaagtggcagAAAAGATGGAAGTGGCCGCAGACTGCCAGCAGTCCCTCGGGACCACCTTGTTTTCTCCTGAAGCTCACATCCCGGAATCGTCCAGAAACGAGCAACCGAGCCTGGCGTGCAATGAGGTCACCTCTACCAGCGACATGGACATCTGTAAATCATCTGACAGGTGAGGCCTTTACATGAACAAAATGTCAGTCAGTTTCACTCAGCAACATTATCATTTTTATAGGATTGTCTATCATGGGTAGACTCATAAAAAAGTCTCATGCCCTGAGGGCAatagaagtctgccattttgatttgaagtggCCTTTTAGGGTCATTTAAACCATTTATGGATGTCTTTCAAAGATGAACTCGTCCACATgggcccttttttttcttttttttttcttttgcgccTACGCCGTGTAATGTGAGCGAAGCTCGGCCTCAAAGTTTGACGATCGCTATGAGGATTTGCCGTGAAAAAGGCCGGTTGCCAGGGCCCTTTCATTGCCGCTTGGCATAATCAACAGTTGTCCTTCATTTCTCTCTGCAGCGACATGTCATTTCCAAAGATAAGTTGGAGCCCTTCCTGTAAGTTTATTTTCCACTTAATTGACCTTTTTATCATACACATCATCTTTCCCTGTTGAAAATCGAAACgttcgtgtgtgtttgtttgccagACACGTCGTCTGGCATCTTCGAGGGCCACCAGGAGGCGGTGAACGACATGCAGGTCCACGACGGGCTGCTGTACACGTGCTCAGGAGACCGCACAGTCAAAGCCTTCGACCTGTCGGTGGGTGCCGACGATATCCTCCGCCCCGCGTTTCTGAATGCGAATGACCTCGCATCGTCCGTTTCTTGCAGACTCGCAAGTGTGTTGCTGTCTTTTCCGGCCACACGTCCAAAGTGAGCTGCCTGCTGGTATCGGCCGCCCCCTGCCTGCAGCCCCGTCTGTACTCGGGCTCCAGCGACCAGACCATCCGCTGCTACAGTCTTAAGGTGAGACGACCGACAGCGACCGACTTGACTGAcctattttatttcattgaacTGCCA carries:
- the znf106a gene encoding zinc finger protein 106, with the protein product MGKFAAVKMARERKCILCETVHASKQEMNEHMRSMLHHRELEKLKGRDCGHECRVCRVSLVSLTDYAGHISSPGHKQNVEKEKKMPAGVDRDEDYFDQALVELVHKRKEQMRKEKEAAAAAKQAQEAEEAKKRAIQQRIKEAKERYQLDRGGQSLPYGFAWNPQHYSWRNIQQQGFRATSPPSNGNKNYMQGKSATWHAQAPPNFQRWVSGDLQGGRCHSQDGALGSHGGSFCTPGRLPWLSNQGSSYGVYGRNNISQSPPNNRPVSYNGTSQMYPPPPQFVASPVNNLQKRVDESAGPQNEAMPTANREPDGKESFGSNPKLDKTCRWSPYPVSKTVDSLPSKDAVSNLAEHHPKEPKGQEKAAEAFISTGKEVKEKSKWSNNGPSNSHAEVPPKPQRIRTPSSGPLPSRQAPKLPETSRKSLARSERRSSLDSSRLAMPRHTEKEPPKGPIMDNKENSCQQNAAKPKPSNPARSSSSCAAKEKLAASSSESIHFLQSLQVSTSTSAAKKTWPAASKHDDPVNAKDALTSPPLKSAEEDHSSEGDPSGWDKTCPKASALSKLDLSPVLKRDLTKRISTKTKTGGHEPNLHSARRVRNLSESRRPDSEKDSGLKPTVQQLINSSGSRRKVNWDQVYQEVRKKQDKGKGKPRFGIEMVPNEDHSQEEDDMAMLENLPWESLMETSTPATSRKRSLSESSLAPASESSLLPSKETPRKSSIAKETGGRPDVEKILNLAVEEAQKQADKLMLEKAKALQRTDCMQGENSSGVEQMEGHGTAKRRRTPGDVLSPEASGVEQDTKRRKTKSKTADRLQIDQLLAVSLREEELSRSLQTVDTKLVQARAALEAAYMEVQRVMVVKQQITTEMSTLREKRIELLKGMQAGNTEVAELPPVRLKQEKTDPAEPELASVAPLCSLSSTSASAWSASPPPSFSSAVTIKQEPLSPVRVSCESERSEKVKCHELIATAEIKPEPLHEAEGDAWSLSGSLESTVKAVQATILPDSKADMKPPSASRRSSETGSLAERRSPSPAFETPRAPNASPGSPSELRGGKRVRRLKKRKVLEKAHGSALPESSDTEMDAEASRPRWLRPQRRASSGSGSTQVSTSTLPRVGDVKMEKDAKHIKQEVAEKMEVAADCQQSLGTTLFSPEAHIPESSRNEQPSLACNEVTSTSDMDICKSSDSDMSFPKISWSPSYTSSGIFEGHQEAVNDMQVHDGLLYTCSGDRTVKAFDLSTRKCVAVFSGHTSKVSCLLVSAAPCLQPRLYSGSSDQTIRCYSLKTQELEQQFNLADRVLCLHNRWKFLYAGLANGTVVSFDLTTNRQQDVFECHAPRAVSCLASSQESSRRILLVGSYDSTISVRDAKTGLLLRTLQGHAKTVLCMKVVNDLVFSGSSDQCVYAHNIHSGELLRVYKGHSHAVTVVTVVGKVMVTACLDKQVRVYDLQSREQLQVYTGHSDMVTSMVVHQSKIYTGCYDGSVQAVKLNLTQKYRCRWHGCSLVFGVMAHLRQHAVADHAANQQTLRCRWKDCEEVFCARNGSKQAKLAHVQKHADEAQPEP